Below is a window of Synergistaceae bacterium DNA.
CTAAAACGTGCTGAAATAGTCATATATGATAGACTCGTTAGTGATGGAATTCTTGCAATGATTCCGGAAAATGCAGAATTAATTGACGCGGGCAAATCTTCAAGTTCTCATAAATTATCACAGCGCGAAATTGAATCACTAATCATAAAACTTGCTAAAACTGGCAAAATTATAATCAGGCTCAAAGGGGGCGACCCTTTTTTATTTGGACGGGGCGGAGAAGAGGCCGGCGCGCTGATAAATGCGGGAATTGATTTCGAACTGGTGCCGGGCTTAAGTTCTGCGCTTTGTGTACCTGAATGGGCGGGAATTCCTGTAACTCATAGAGATTTCTGCTCAGGCCTGAATATTTTCACCGCTCATGATAAATATAATATGCTGCCTGATTTTGATAACACGACTAAAATTTTTTTAATGGGAGTAGCTAACTCTGAAAATTTGCAGGAAAAATTATTACTTGATAACAAATTAAATCCTGATACGTGCTGTGCTGTAATAGAAAACGGGACAATTTCAAAGCAGAGAATCATACGCACTGAATTAAAAAATTTGCACTCTGCTATAATCGCAAATAATATAATGCCTCCTGCTGTAATAATAATAGGCCAGACAGCAAAATTAAATCTCAATATGCGCGAAAAATTACCCCTTCACAATAAACGCATAATCATAACAAGACCGGCCGGACGTTCTGAAGGTTTAGCGGAATTATTACGGGACTCGGGAGCTGAAATTATTTTATTGCCGACTATAAAAACTAGCATAATATATAATTCTCTCACAAATAAAAATTTAGGCGGCTATGACTGGGCAGGCTTCACGAGCGTTACAGGTGTTAATGCATTATTTGAGATTTTGCGGGAATCTAAGCGCGATATAAGAGAATTAGGCAGCGCGAAAATTGCGGCAATAGGTCAGGCAACTGCAAACGCTTTAGAGTCCCACGGCCTAAAAGTTGATTTTATGCCTGAAATTTATGACTGCGAACACTTAGCACGCGGCTTAACGAGTCAAAATAAAATCTTAATGTTCAGGGCGTTAAACGGATCTCCGGAAATTGCGAAAATCTTTGACTCAAATAATATAAATTATGACGAGATTTGCATTTATAGAATCGATTACGTAAAATTAAAACATGTTCCGGAATATGCAGACTTTATAATATTTACTAGTGCTTCAACTGTGAGAGGCTTTATCATGAATACTAATAAATTTCGTGAAGTAAAAGCTATTTGTATAGGACAGCAGACAGCAGGCGAGGCAATAAAAGCAGGTTTCATGAATATAGAAATCTCAAAGCAGGCTGAAATAAAATCTATTTATGATTGTATTATGGCTTGCTTGTGATAAAAAATTTTTCAGGAGGTTTATTATTTATGCGTAAAATTTTATTAGCTCTATTAATATTATTCGTGTCATGTTCGAGTTTATATGCTGGAGAAGTCAAGAAATTTGACAGCAAGATTCTTGATGTCGAACTCAAGACAAACGCAATCACTCTTTACGAAAATATTCCCTTTGCTCAGGGATTCGCACAAGGTGTATTAACTTATTCGCTAACTATGGACATTCTCCAGCCAGCCGGTAAAAATCCCTTGCCATTAATAGTATATGTAACAGGGGGCGGCTTTATAATGGCTCCAAAAAATAACTGGATTCAGCAAAGAATGAGACTCGCCGAGTCCGGTTATGTCGTAGCAAGCATTGAATATCGTAATGCACCTCTCGCAAAATTCCCTCAGCCATTGCAGGACGTGAAAGCTGCTATAAGGTGGCTGCGTGCTCATGCGGGACAATTTAATATTGATGCTGACAGAGTAGGAATCTTAGGCAACAGCGCGGGCGGTTATCTGTCTTCATTCGTGGGACTAACTAACGGCATGAAGGAATTTGAGGCGGGAGATTTTCTTGATTATTCGAGCGATGTTAAATGCGCCGCAAATATATTCGGAATCACGGACGTTAGAAATATCGGCATGGATTATGACACAGAGAATCAGAAAGGCCACGCATCAGCCGGATCAACTGAAGCATTATGGGTGTTGGGAACTTCTACATTCGGGGGCAAGGACGGGGGAGTGTTAGCTCATCCTGAAGAGTCAGCAAAAGCAAGCCCTGTAGAATATGCCAGCGAGAAATCAGCACCTATGTTATTTATGCACGGGGACGCAGATAAACTTGTTTCACCGGGTCAGACAGATTTATTATTTCAGGCTTTGAAGTCAAAAGGTGTCGAGACTGAAAGATATATCGTGAAAAACGCTGCACACGGAGGGCCGTACTGGGTTCAAGAGCCGGTCATAAAAATTATGATTGACTTCTTTGATAAATATCTCAAGAAATAAAAAATTTTCACTCCCCTTGTGATTTATTTATTCACCGGGGGATTTAATTTCGCTTATAAGATTTTGCAGGATCTCAATTATTCCTGAATCATTAATTCCCTCGGCTTGTTTTACGAGTAAATATAATTTGTC
It encodes the following:
- the cobA gene encoding uroporphyrinogen-III C-methyltransferase — encoded protein: MNVYIIGAGPGDPSLLTVRAQEILKRAEIVIYDRLVSDGILAMIPENAELIDAGKSSSSHKLSQREIESLIIKLAKTGKIIIRLKGGDPFLFGRGGEEAGALINAGIDFELVPGLSSALCVPEWAGIPVTHRDFCSGLNIFTAHDKYNMLPDFDNTTKIFLMGVANSENLQEKLLLDNKLNPDTCCAVIENGTISKQRIIRTELKNLHSAIIANNIMPPAVIIIGQTAKLNLNMREKLPLHNKRIIITRPAGRSEGLAELLRDSGAEIILLPTIKTSIIYNSLTNKNLGGYDWAGFTSVTGVNALFEILRESKRDIRELGSAKIAAIGQATANALESHGLKVDFMPEIYDCEHLARGLTSQNKILMFRALNGSPEIAKIFDSNNINYDEICIYRIDYVKLKHVPEYADFIIFTSASTVRGFIMNTNKFREVKAICIGQQTAGEAIKAGFMNIEISKQAEIKSIYDCIMACL
- a CDS encoding alpha/beta hydrolase; its protein translation is MRKILLALLILFVSCSSLYAGEVKKFDSKILDVELKTNAITLYENIPFAQGFAQGVLTYSLTMDILQPAGKNPLPLIVYVTGGGFIMAPKNNWIQQRMRLAESGYVVASIEYRNAPLAKFPQPLQDVKAAIRWLRAHAGQFNIDADRVGILGNSAGGYLSSFVGLTNGMKEFEAGDFLDYSSDVKCAANIFGITDVRNIGMDYDTENQKGHASAGSTEALWVLGTSTFGGKDGGVLAHPEESAKASPVEYASEKSAPMLFMHGDADKLVSPGQTDLLFQALKSKGVETERYIVKNAAHGGPYWVQEPVIKIMIDFFDKYLKK